The following are from one region of the Vidua macroura isolate BioBank_ID:100142 chromosome 15, ASM2450914v1, whole genome shotgun sequence genome:
- the SQSTM1 gene encoding sequestosome-1 isoform X1 — protein MAALTVKAYLLGKEETAREIRRFTLPPPARYRAIYDRVAELFQGLLRAGPPPAFRMHYKDEDGDLIAFSTDEELDLAMPYVRDGVFRVYIKEKKECKREHRSQCSQEPPRNMVHPNVICDGCEGPVVGTRFKCSVCPDYDLCSTCEGKGVHKEHNMVMFQSPLLNPFEWLPRGRWLRKMRHGVPPFPWMHCWGYPGPAAPCQNSEQAEATAAAPSAPAAEEASTNSQPQDPNVTFLKNVGESVAAFLSPLGIEVDIDVEHGGQRSKVTPTSANQEKTSAEATSSAPTQNVQTKADWSNTESATQVNVIAEQMQDMVVDPVPTQMEDGSFHSQEHSESSSSSGGEEDWTHLSSKEVDPSTGELQSLQMPDTDGPSPLDVPRDPPQPGPTGLREAALYPHLPPEADPRLIESLSQMLSMGFSDEGGWLTRLLQTKNCDIGAALDAIQYSKQPPHL, from the exons ATGGCGGCGCTGACGGTGAAAGCCTACCTGCTGGGCAAGGAGGAGACGGCCCGCGAGATCCGCCGCTTCACCCTGCCGCCGCCCGCTCGCTACCGGGCCATCTACGACCGCGTCGCCGAGCTCTTCCAGGGGCTGCTGCGGGCCGGGCCGCCGCCCGCCTTCCGCATGCACTACAAGG ATGAGGACGGGGACCTGATCGCTTTTTCCACCGACGAGGAGCTGGATTTGGCGATGCCCTACGTGCGGGATGGCGTATTCCGTGTTTATATCAAAG AGAAGAAGGAGTGCAAGCGGGAGCACCGCTCACAGTGCAGCCAGGAGCCTCCCCGCAACATGGTGCACCCCAACGTCATCTGTGATGGCTGTGAGGGACCTGTGGTGGGGACCAGGTTCAAGTGCAGTGTCTGTCCAGACTATGACCTGTGCAGCACCTGTGAGGGGAAGGGCGTCCACAAGGAGCACAACATGGTGATGTTCCAAAGCCCACTGCTTAATCCATTTGAG TGGCTTCCCCGAGGACGCTGGCTCCGTAAAATGCGCCATGGTGTTCCACCTTTCCCGTGGATGCACTGCTGGGGGTATCCTGggcctgcagctccctgccagaACTCGGAGCAAGCTGAagccactgctgcagcccccagtgCACCTGCAGCAGAAG AAGCTTCTACTAACAGCCAGCCTCAGGACCCCAATGTCACCTTCCTAAAGAATGTTGGGGAGAGTGTTGCAGCTTTTCTGAGTCCCCTGG GTATTGAAGTTGATATCGATGTGGAACACGGAGGACAGAGAAGCAAAGTGACTCCTACTTCTGCCAACCAAGAGAAGACCAGTGCTGAGGCAACCAGCAGTGCTCCAACCCAGAATGTTCAGACCAAAGCAGACTGGAGTAACACAGAGTCTGCTACACAAGTAAATGTCATTGCAGAACAGATGCAAGACATGGTGGTAGATCCTGTGCCCACACAAATGGAAGATGGCAGCTTCCACTCCCAG GAACACAGTGAGTCTAGCAGTTCATCAGGGGGTGAGGAGGACTGGACCCACTTATCGTCCAAAGAAGTGGATCCTTCCACAGGTGAACTGCAGTCTCTGCAAATGCCAGACACAGACGGTCCCAGCCCCCTGGATGTGCCTCGGGATCCTCCCCAGCCAGGACCTACAGGACTGCGAGAAGCTGCTCTCTACCCACACCTGCCCCCAG AAGCTGACCCTCGCCTCATCGAGTCTCTGTCCCAGATGCTCTCCATGGGCTTCTCTGATGAGGGTGGATGGCTCACTCGGCTCCTGCAGACCAAGAACTGCGACATTGGGGCAGCACTAGATGCCATCCAGTATTCTAAGCAGCCACCTCACTTGTAG
- the SQSTM1 gene encoding sequestosome-1 isoform X2: MAALTVKAYLLGKEETAREIRRFTLPPPARYRAIYDRVAELFQGLLRAGPPPAFRMHYKDEDGDLIAFSTDEELDLAMPYVRDGVFRVYIKEKKECKREHRSQCSQEPPRNMVHPNVICDGCEGPVVGTRFKCSVCPDYDLCSTCEGKGVHKEHNMVMFQSPLLNPFEWLPRGRWLRKMRHGVPPFPWMHCWGYPGPAAPCQNSEQAEATAAAPSAPAAEGIEVDIDVEHGGQRSKVTPTSANQEKTSAEATSSAPTQNVQTKADWSNTESATQVNVIAEQMQDMVVDPVPTQMEDGSFHSQEHSESSSSSGGEEDWTHLSSKEVDPSTGELQSLQMPDTDGPSPLDVPRDPPQPGPTGLREAALYPHLPPEADPRLIESLSQMLSMGFSDEGGWLTRLLQTKNCDIGAALDAIQYSKQPPHL; encoded by the exons ATGGCGGCGCTGACGGTGAAAGCCTACCTGCTGGGCAAGGAGGAGACGGCCCGCGAGATCCGCCGCTTCACCCTGCCGCCGCCCGCTCGCTACCGGGCCATCTACGACCGCGTCGCCGAGCTCTTCCAGGGGCTGCTGCGGGCCGGGCCGCCGCCCGCCTTCCGCATGCACTACAAGG ATGAGGACGGGGACCTGATCGCTTTTTCCACCGACGAGGAGCTGGATTTGGCGATGCCCTACGTGCGGGATGGCGTATTCCGTGTTTATATCAAAG AGAAGAAGGAGTGCAAGCGGGAGCACCGCTCACAGTGCAGCCAGGAGCCTCCCCGCAACATGGTGCACCCCAACGTCATCTGTGATGGCTGTGAGGGACCTGTGGTGGGGACCAGGTTCAAGTGCAGTGTCTGTCCAGACTATGACCTGTGCAGCACCTGTGAGGGGAAGGGCGTCCACAAGGAGCACAACATGGTGATGTTCCAAAGCCCACTGCTTAATCCATTTGAG TGGCTTCCCCGAGGACGCTGGCTCCGTAAAATGCGCCATGGTGTTCCACCTTTCCCGTGGATGCACTGCTGGGGGTATCCTGggcctgcagctccctgccagaACTCGGAGCAAGCTGAagccactgctgcagcccccagtgCACCTGCAGCAGAAG GTATTGAAGTTGATATCGATGTGGAACACGGAGGACAGAGAAGCAAAGTGACTCCTACTTCTGCCAACCAAGAGAAGACCAGTGCTGAGGCAACCAGCAGTGCTCCAACCCAGAATGTTCAGACCAAAGCAGACTGGAGTAACACAGAGTCTGCTACACAAGTAAATGTCATTGCAGAACAGATGCAAGACATGGTGGTAGATCCTGTGCCCACACAAATGGAAGATGGCAGCTTCCACTCCCAG GAACACAGTGAGTCTAGCAGTTCATCAGGGGGTGAGGAGGACTGGACCCACTTATCGTCCAAAGAAGTGGATCCTTCCACAGGTGAACTGCAGTCTCTGCAAATGCCAGACACAGACGGTCCCAGCCCCCTGGATGTGCCTCGGGATCCTCCCCAGCCAGGACCTACAGGACTGCGAGAAGCTGCTCTCTACCCACACCTGCCCCCAG AAGCTGACCCTCGCCTCATCGAGTCTCTGTCCCAGATGCTCTCCATGGGCTTCTCTGATGAGGGTGGATGGCTCACTCGGCTCCTGCAGACCAAGAACTGCGACATTGGGGCAGCACTAGATGCCATCCAGTATTCTAAGCAGCCACCTCACTTGTAG
- the MRNIP gene encoding MRN complex-interacting protein codes for MAQRFWVLRCCRCRRFQGQQAKRSGRWSCSVCGQRQAVQKVYGQGSGLECRRHVQKLNLLQGEAEEALGWTSWCVEDSVNDSKNRAAQHEDSSVQQEGRAEGSRWSKYLDQESEDQEDEEEAALERQQFCSQRKNTVGEQRKHPKHFLSSDVPEHAEESGVSQLVYQVKKVKTTECKKWFVAVPDGHDGDAGSGGSVVPAVCETVVPEENTQPTTACTKPSKWGKFLSLSDSSSENAAAVTMAQQEGSGGVGLGSTAAGRAWRCSGQAVRTLSQGMGFKLKKSVVSTEDLPSTLPSSRCSVEDVLRESHNQVLRVESAAETTAGRCCLGTMGRANTLVNTWPGPKLSNISCEQLFCTGEEFDDDL; via the exons ATGGCGCAGCGGTTCTGGGTTCTGAGGTGTTGCCGCTGCCGCCGCTTCCAGGGGCAGCAG GCCAAGCGCAGCGGGCGGTGGAGCTGCAGCGTGTGCGGCCAGCGGCAGGCCGTGCAGAAG GTTTATGGGCAGGGCTCGGGCCTGGAGTGCAGGCGCCACGTCCAGAAGCTGAACCTGCTGCAGGGTGAAGCAGAGGAGGCGCTTGGTTGGACATCTTG GTGTGTCGAAGACTCTGTAAATGACAGCAAAAATAGAGCAGCACAGCATGAGGACAGTTCAGTCCAGCAG GAGGGAAGGGCAGAAGGCAGTCGCTGGAGTAAATATCTGGACCAGGAGAGTGAGGATCaagaagatgaggaggaggcagctctggAAAGGCAACAGTTCTGTTCCCAGAGAAAGAACACTGTGGGAGAACAAAG GAAACACCCGAAGCACTTCCTCTCCAGTGATGTCCCAGAGCATGCAGAAGAAAGTGGAGTGTCTCAACTTGTCTATCAAGTCAAAAAAGTTAAAACCACTGAG TGCAAGAAATGGTTTGTAGCAGTGCCTGATGGACATGATGGAGATGCTGGTTCTGGAGGCAGCGTGGTTCCTGCTGTCTGTGAGACTGTAGTGCCTGAGGAGAATACGCAGCCCACAACTGCTTGTACCAAACCATCCAAGTGGGGAAAATTCCTCTCATTATCTGACAGCTCTagtgaaaatgctgctgcagtgacCATGGCACAACAGGAGGGCAGTGGaggtgtggggctgggcagcacagctgctggtaGGGCCTGGAGGTGCTCAGGACAGGCTGTAAGAACTCTGTCTCAGGGTAtgggttttaaattaaaaaagtcTGTTGTTAGCACTGAGGATCTGCCCTCAacactgcccagcagcaggtgcTCAGTTGAGGATGTGCTCAGAGAATCTCACAACCAGGTGCTAAGGGTGGAATCTGCTGCAGAGACAACTGCAGGAAGGTGCTGCTTGGGTACCATGGGGAGGGCAAACACCCTTGTTAACACTTGGCCTGGGCCAAAGCTGAGCAACATTTCTTGTGAGCAACTCTTCTGCACAGGTGAGGAGTTTGATGATGATCTCTGA